The genomic segment CGTAATACATAGTCGCAATGCGAGTCGTTGATTCGGGTAGTGAGCTTACCGTCTGAGAAAGTACCCGCACCGCCTTCTCCAAACTGTACATTGGTTGAGGTATCCAGCTTTGCAGCGTTCCAAAAGCCTTCAACCGCTTTTACACGGGCATCCACATCACTTCCTCTTTCAAGAATTATCGGCTGATACCCATTTTGTGCCAGTAATAACCCGGCAAACATTCCGGCAGGGCCAAAGCCGACAATTACAGGGCGAGAGTTGAGCTTTTGTGTACCCAATTTCAGAGGGGTTTGCAGCGAACTGCGCAATGTAACGGTAGGCTTATTGGCAGCTTTTACAGCGTCCTCTTCGTTACATGTGAGCTCCAGCCCAACAGAATAAACCATACTGATATTGGTACGGCGGCGAGCATCTACCGATGCTTTGATAATATAGCTGTTTTTTACACAGTTTTGTTTTACGCCAAGTTCGGCAATCGCTTTTTCTGTTGCTGCCTCCGCGCCCTGCGATATACCAGTGCGAATTCCTGTAATAACAATCATAATAATCTCCATAACCAAAGAATGGCTTGCCAACAGCGCTGACAAGCCATTCCTATGTCTTTTATTTTTCTTTAATATTTACAACAACGGTGTAACTGCCCGTTGACCATGCCAGCCCCTTACCCGGTACAATTACACTTACCGGCATCTCAATCTGTCCAGAAGTAATTTTACGGTCTGACAAATCAATCTCAACCACAATATCTTTTGCTGTAAGTTTATCTACTATTTTTTTAGATCCTACAATTTTAACATTGTTAAGTTGCTTTGTCAGCAATGTCACATTGTATCCGGCGGGCGCGTTGATTACTTTTAGATTGTTTACATAAAAGTTTTTTTCTGCCATACCCGCAGTATTAAATTCTACTGCTACGCTTTCGATGTGCTGCACATTAGTAAAGTCGGATGGAATCACAACATCAAAGTTGTACGTATTGTTTTCAGGCGTCAGCGTTTTCAAATCCACATAGCCTACATTTACACCTGTCAGGTTATCAACCTGATCGGTGGGCCCTGCTACCCAAATTTTTTCATTGGAGATGGTATACTTTAAATCTTCGATTGGGAAATTGGGGGGCACATTGGTAAACCCAATGCTAAGCGGTATTTGTTTGTTTTTAAAGATAGTGATTTTTACATCGGCGCTGTCGTATTCCAACTTGAGTTCATCCGACTCAATGGGTTTTCCGTCTTTATCCTGTAATTCAATCGGCAATTTTAGCACGGTTGTTTTATTAAGCGGATTATTCTCTAAATCTTTTTTAACAACACATTTTGCAATTTTATCAAGCTCTACCTCAGGCCCGGTAATAGTGATTTCACCTGGAGTTACGAGAGGTTTTTCGTCCGGTGACATATAGCCCTCGGGCATTGTAAAGTTTTCAATTTGCGCCGTTACAGGGAATTTGCGGTTAAGCAGTTTATCAAATTTTGCTTTGACTACTCCGGGTGAAACCTCATCAATTTGAAAATTTTTGCCCGATTTGTTTACCGCCTCTAACTTTAAATCGTAAGAGCCTGCACCTGATACGGTGCTGAGTGAAGCATTAACGGCAATATCCCTTTCATCAAGGTTTGCAACAATATATGTTTCGCCCGATACCTTTACATCGGCTACCGCTATGTTTGCACTGAGCAGATTCAGCCCCTGCTTTTCAATGGAGGCATTTTTTACGTCAATGTTAATCGGTATATCCGATACTGTCCATCTCTTAACAGGGTTAATAGAGATTCCAACAACAACATAAGCAATAAAAGCCAAAAACAGAGAAACAAGCTTAAGAAGACCATTATTGAAAAAAAAGTCATTTACCTTTCCTTTTATTTTTTTCATCTATTCATCACCTTCCAAAAACCTGGTTTTTTTTCACCCTTTTCATCCTTGTCCTCTTTTAATATAGATTCCTCAAGGGTTTTGCGAAGCCGATCTATGGAAAGATTGATTTCGAGAGTACCATTTCGCGCTATTGATATAAAACCTGTTTCTTCAGAAACCACGATGATAATTGCATCGGAGTTTTCGCTCATACCCAGTGCAGCACGATGACGGGTACCAAGCTGTTTGCTGATTTCGTAATTGGTAGAAAGCGGCAAAAAGCACCCTGCCGCATAAAGCCTGCCCGCACGAATAATCATAGCACCATCATGCAGCGGAGAATTGGGAAAGAAAACATTTCCAATAAGCTCCATACTCGGGTCAGAATCAATGATGGTACCTGTTTTAATGATATCGCCCAGCTTTGTTTGCTGTTCAATTACCATTAATGCACCTGTTTGTGTTCTGGAAAGAGAAGATGCAGCCTCGCAAATAGAAGAAATCGCTGTTTGCCACTGTTGTTTTACTGCTTCTTCGCTGATTGCGTGTGATGAAAACAGCCCAATTGGCAGCTTGCTTCTTCCCACCTGCTCCAATGCGCGGCGAAGTTCAGGCTGAAAAATAACAACCAATACAATCAGAGCGTTGTCAAGCAAGTATTTCATGATAAACTGTACTGTTTTCATTTCGGCAACCATCGCAATTAAAAATGCCGCAATGTAAACAACCAGCCCTTTCACAAGCTGAGCAGCACGGGTCTCCTTCATCAAGTGTGCGAGTTTATATATAAGATATGCCACAAACAGCATGTCAATCACGTCGGTAAAACCAATCGCTTTAACGCTACTGGCAAATTGTACCCAAAATTTGTCCAATATCTCCATTCTTCAACTTCCTCTATTATATTTAAATACGATTCTATCAAATAACGCCCAAAGGCGGCGCAGAACGTGAAAAATTCAGCTTTTTGCAAAAAAAGCTTATTTATATATTTTATCACATCTGCGCAGTATTTCAATCCTAATCATTGCTATTTTGTAATAATTTTAGAATTGTTAAAAATTCTCTTACATCTTCTGTACCATTATACATGCCTAGGCTTATACGCACAGTTCCTGTTTGAAGTGTACCCATTTTTTGATGTGCCAGCGGTGCGCAATGAAAACCTCCGCGAGTGGCTACGCCATACTCGCTTAGCCGTTTTGCAGTTTCTTCTGAATGCTCGTTGCCCAAAGTGAACGACAGAACCGGTAAATGGTAACTCTCTGTAGGCCGGCGTGTATACAGCTTTATTTGCGGCATAGCCGACATAGCATCGTAGAGCATTTGCGTAAGCTGCAGTTCATGTGAGCGGATATTCGCAATCCCTTTTCGTTTAATATCGGCTATTCCTGCTTCTAGCGCAATGATACCTGCAGTATTGACAGTTCCGCTCTCCAGTTGGTCGGGAAGAAAATCGGGCTGTTCATATACCAGTGAGTTGCTTCCTGTTCCGCCCTCAGTAAGGGTGTCAAGGGTAATATTCTCATTGCCAATCAGTAATATACCGGTACCAGTTGGGCCATACAGCCCTTTGTGCCCCGGAGCAGCAATAAAATCAATTTCCATGGAGGACATATCAATATCCTCAACACCAGCGGTTTGCGCACAATCTGCCAATATGAAAGCTCCGTTTTGATGTGCCAGTTTTGCCAACCTTGCAATTGGCAGTTTGATACCAAACACATTGGAACCATGGGTACAAGCAATGAGTTTGGTATTGGGGAGGATACATTTGCGAAAATTTTCTACCGTGGCATTGTCATCGCCTTCAACCACTGTTGCAACACTGTACTGTATACCATGCTGCATCCAAAGTTTGTGGATTGGCCGCAATACAGAATTATGCTCAAGATCGGAAATAATGACATGATCGCCCCAATGCAGCAAACCTTTGAGCACCAGATTGATGGAATGCGTGCAATTTAAAGTGAAGATAACATCCTCGGTATTTTTCACCCCAAACAGTTCACGTACTGCCTCACGCGTTTTATACACTTGTTTTGCAGTTTCAAGCGACATTGTATGCCCGCTTCGACCGGGATTTGCACCGTAAAAGTTCAAATACTCGGTAAAAGCACGCAGCAGCTGCGGAGGTTTCGGGTAGGTAGTGGCAGCATTATCAAAATAAATCATGCCCCGCCACCCCCTATAGGAAGAATATCCACAACGCGAATGCCGTAGCTTTTTAAAATTTCAGCAGCACGGGCAGCCTCGTTCGTTTTTACCCGGATACTATAGCCGCAGCCATACTTACTTGCAGCACCAAGGTTGCGTTCAATATATGCGCTGATTCCATAGTTGTTCAAGAGCTGTTGCCCCCGCATTGCATAGGTGATGGACTTTACAACAATAATGCTTTTTCCCATCTCTTTAATCAACCTCCTTATTTATCGTAAAGACGTTGTATGCCCTGCGGATACATTACAACGCCGATTATAAACCTGTTGCTTTATTATTTTATGCTGTGCTGCTAAAATGGTGCGGTTACAAAAGGGGGCGTTTGTAATTCTGTTGAAGGGTTGACAAGAATAAAAGATTAAGTTAGAATAGTCTAAAGTTTGTAAATAGTAAGGAGATTTTTATGGCATCCATGTTTCTGTAATATGCAATTGATTTGAAAATACTGTTTTAGACGAAAATACCTGTGAAAATGGGTTTTGTTGTTGTACAGATTTCAAACCGAGTGCTTACAGGAGCTTTATGCCTGCAAGTTATCTCTGCTTTTGTCTGCGCATACAACATCCTGTTGTATGCGCTTTTTATTTTTCGATGATTTAAAAAATTTTAATTAAACAGAATTTATAGGAGACAAACAGATGAAATTTCATCTCATAAAATCAACAAACTGGAAGATCCCTTTTTTCTTAATTTGGTCGGGGCAGGCTATCTCACTTCTCACAAGTGCAATCATCCAATATGCCATCATTTGGTACCTTACCGATGTGACCAAGTCTGCAATGGTGCTTTCTGTTGCAACATTATTGGGCTTTTTGCCACAGGGGCTTCTTGGCCCCTTCATAGGTGCTTTTATTGACCGACACAACCGTAAACACATCATGATTGTATCGGACAGTTGTATTGCCATAGCCAGCCTTATTATTGTGATTGTGGGCTGGTTTGGAGAAATACCACTTTGGCTGGTGATGGGGGTTTTATTTATCCGTTCTGTCGGCTCGGCTTTTCATTCGCCATCGCTTTCGGCTGTTACGCCGCTTATCGTGCCTACGGACGAACTTACACGCTGCGCGGGCTATTCACAAACCCTGCAATCGGTTTCGCTGCTGCTTTCTCCGCCCATTGCGGCTGTACTGTACGCGGCTTGGAATATCTCCGACATCATAATTCTTGATGTGCTCGGTGCAGCAGTCGGTGTAATCACCCTTGCAGTGGTCTACATCCCCATACTTGCCACTGCCCAAGACTCTGCGAAAAGCACCAATATATGGCACGACACAAAAGAAGGCCTTGCTGTGCTGCGCAGCCACAAAGGGCTGATGCCGCTGACACTGGTAACCGGACTGTACTTTTTGGGTTTTATGCCAATCAACGCATTGTTTCCGTTGGTATCAATGGATTATTTTAGAGGTACACCGGTATCTGCAAGCATTGTAGAGGTTGCTTTTTCAGCAGGGATGCTGATTGGCTCAATTATATTGGGTTTTTGGGGCGGTTTTAAAAACAAAATACACACTATCATATTATCAATCATCATGATGGGTGCAAGCCTTGTTTTATCCGGTTTTTTGCCTGCAAGCGGTTTTATTCTGTTTGTGTTGCTTTCGGGGGTGATGGGGCTTGCCGCACCATTTTACTCGGGAATTGCCATTGCACTGTTTCAGCAAAGAGTAGAGCCGGAATATTTAGGCAGAGTAATGTCTATTTCTACCAGCATTATGGTATTAGCTACCCCTATTGGGCTAGCTTTCGCTGGTTTATTTTCTGAAACACTGGGAGTTATGAAGTGTTTTTTAATATGCGGCATTATTATTTTAATTTCTGGTGCACTTTGCTGGCTTTTACCAAGTATTCGTGACTGTGACAAATAATTTAAAATTGCATTCATAATCCATGTAAAAAAGACAAAGTATCTATGGCAGATACTTTGTCTTTTTTTGGTGTTATCTTTGCTTTTATACAATAAAATTTTGCAATTTAAACAGGAATTCTATTTTGCTGTACATCTCAATAATTAAAACGCCACAATAATTCCGCCTTCATTGGCATACATACTGCTCAATCCACCTGTGGGGGCAATAAAAATTTCTTTAAAAGAGTATGCTGCCGAAACAAGCTCTTTTAACTTATTGGCTTGTTTCAAGTTATTGCAGTGTGTAATTACCATAATTTTTTCACAAGTATTCGAACAATGCTCGCCGATGGTTGCAGCAAGTTTTTTTATGGCAGCATCCGCCCCTCGCGCTTGGGAAAAAAATGCAATGTTACCTTCACCATCTGCGCCTAATATCGGACGAATACCCAGAACAGACGCGACTTTTCCGACAATTTTATTCATTCGCCCATTTTTAGTTAAATTGTCAAGATTATCAAGAACAAAAAAAGTTTTCATGCCGTTGATAAAAGCTTCGATATTTTTAATTATTTCTTTGTTTTCAAGTTTTTGCTCAATAAATTCACTGATTTTCAATGCTATCAGTAGCTGACCTGCAGATGCACTTTTTGAATCAAAAACATGTACCTCATTCGTACTATCCCCATCCATAAGGCGTTTACCCAACTCTGCACTGTTGTATGAACCAGAAAGATTGGATGAAAGTGTAACCACAAAGATATTGTCCGCACCCTGATATGCTTCGGCATAGTCACCAGGTGACGGGCAAGCCGAACGTACCTGACCTTTATATGCTTTCATTTTAGCAAGAAAGTCTTGTAAATTCAGTTTGCAGTTATCTACAAAAGAATCGTCACCAAGTTTCATCGTTAAAGGTACTACTTCAACAGGCAGTTTTTCTCTGAGTTCGTGGGTTACGTCACAGCAACTATCTACAACCAGTTTATAGCGCATCATATTTCTCCTTTGTCAACGGCAATTTGCCGCAATCTTTTACTAATAGCAAAGCTTTTTTGTATTGCATTGTCAACGTTTTTAACCAGTCTTGGGCTACGATAAGCGTTCAAGCAAACATACGGCATGTGCCGATATCCCCTCTTCTCTGCCTGTAAAGCCCAAATTCTCTTCGGTAGTTGCTTTGATGTTGATATCTTCAAGAGGGATACTGCATGCCGCAGAGAGATTATGACGCATTTGCATAATATAATCTTTCAGCTTAGGGCGCTGTGCAATGACAGTACAATCAATGTTAACGATAGCATAGCCCAGTTTTTTAAGCTTATCCATTACCGCACGAAGAAGTATGATGCTGTTTGCACCTTTAAAAGCCTCATCTGTATCGGGGAAATGTTTGCCGATATCGCCCAATGCTGCCGCTCCCAAAAGAGCATCCATTACCGCATGAGTAAGAACATCGGCATCCGAATGCCCGAGCAAACCAAGCGTATGGGGTATCTCCACTCCGCCTAGAATCAGCTTTCTGTTCGGTACAAGCTTATGTACGTCGTATCCGTGCCCTATTCTCATATACCATCCTCCATCTGCTCCAACAAAGCCTGCGCATAAGAAATGTCATCGGGTGTTGTTATTTTAATATTGTTGTAGTGCCCGTGCGAAACATATACCTTATGCCCGATAGACTCCACCAGCTGGCAGTCGTCGGTAAAATCGGTGCCGTTTTCATCGGCTTGCTGCATTGCCTGTTTATACAGCGAAATTTCAAAAATTTGCGGAGTCTGCGCAATAAACAAATTCTCGCGGTCGATGGTTTTTTCAACAAACCGCTCTTTATCTATCGCTTTAATCGTGTCTTTTACTTTTACGCCCAACAACGCGGCACCATACACCATTGCATCTTCAATGCAGGCATCGATTGCACCTGTCAGCACCAAAGGCCGCGCCCCATCATGGATAGCGATGTATTTGCAGCGGTCATCGATGCAATTCACCCCGCAAAAAACAGATTCTTGGCGTGTTCTGCCGCCCGCTACAATAAACTTTACCTTATTTGCAAAGAACTCGCGCACCTGACGGTTCAGCTCGGGAATGCTTTCTTTTTTGGTAACAACAATAATCTCATCCACTTTATTAGAATGTTCGAATGCCAATATACTGCGAATGACAACAGGCATACCATCTATTTCAACCAATTGTTTATCAATACCGTCCATACGGCTTGCATTACCTGCGGCAACTACTACCACCGAAACAAACGGTCGATTTTTTTTCTTTCCTAACATCACAAACCTCCAAATAGTACTGTTTAGAGCGCCAATACCTGTTCTGGTGAACGGAGCACATCCGTCTCGGGTGGAATTTCCTCAATATCTTTAGATTCATCTTCGCCGCCTTTTCCATCGGGAAAAAGGTCTTTATATAAATCCATTAAATTGGGTTCATCCTCATCCTCGATTAGTGCAGCTGTTATATCCAAAAACTCATTTTCGTTGGTATCTGTATTATAACGGTTGATTTTTAGCTTAATGCTATCTTCTGCTTTTTTACCTTTGATTGCATCTTTCACATCTTTAAATGAAGCAACTGCTTTGCCGTCCAATCCCGTAATCACGTCACCTATCAACACACCTTTCTCTGAAAGGTTGCTGCCTTCACGCAGTGCCTCAACATATAAGCCCACCGGCATACGCTTAATGCGTGCCATTTCTTCGGTAACCTCATGCGCTGTAATACCAAGGCAAACTCTGCCCATCACTTTGCCGTGATTCATAAGGTCGTCTATAATCGGTTTTGCGTCGCTGATTGGAATTGAAAAGCCCAATCCCTCCGTACCGATATCAATGAGCTTTGCAG from the Hydrogenoanaerobacterium saccharovorans genome contains:
- a CDS encoding DegV family protein, whose translation is MMRYKLVVDSCCDVTHELREKLPVEVVPLTMKLGDDSFVDNCKLNLQDFLAKMKAYKGQVRSACPSPGDYAEAYQGADNIFVVTLSSNLSGSYNSAELGKRLMDGDSTNEVHVFDSKSASAGQLLIALKISEFIEQKLENKEIIKNIEAFINGMKTFFVLDNLDNLTKNGRMNKIVGKVASVLGIRPILGADGEGNIAFFSQARGADAAIKKLAATIGEHCSNTCEKIMVITHCNNLKQANKLKELVSAAYSFKEIFIAPTGGLSSMYANEGGIIVAF
- a CDS encoding DUF3343 domain-containing protein, with the protein product MGKSIIVVKSITYAMRGQQLLNNYGISAYIERNLGAASKYGCGYSIRVKTNEAARAAEILKSYGIRVVDILPIGGGGA
- the cdaA gene encoding diadenylate cyclase CdaA — encoded protein: MEILDKFWVQFASSVKAIGFTDVIDMLFVAYLIYKLAHLMKETRAAQLVKGLVVYIAAFLIAMVAEMKTVQFIMKYLLDNALIVLVVIFQPELRRALEQVGRSKLPIGLFSSHAISEEAVKQQWQTAISSICEAASSLSRTQTGALMVIEQQTKLGDIIKTGTIIDSDPSMELIGNVFFPNSPLHDGAMIIRAGRLYAAGCFLPLSTNYEISKQLGTRHRAALGMSENSDAIIIVVSEETGFISIARNGTLEINLSIDRLRKTLEESILKEDKDEKGEKKPGFWKVMNR
- the ispD gene encoding 2-C-methyl-D-erythritol 4-phosphate cytidylyltransferase yields the protein MLGKKKNRPFVSVVVVAAGNASRMDGIDKQLVEIDGMPVVIRSILAFEHSNKVDEIIVVTKKESIPELNRQVREFFANKVKFIVAGGRTRQESVFCGVNCIDDRCKYIAIHDGARPLVLTGAIDACIEDAMVYGAALLGVKVKDTIKAIDKERFVEKTIDRENLFIAQTPQIFEISLYKQAMQQADENGTDFTDDCQLVESIGHKVYVSHGHYNNIKITTPDDISYAQALLEQMEDGI
- the ispF gene encoding 2-C-methyl-D-erythritol 2,4-cyclodiphosphate synthase — translated: MRIGHGYDVHKLVPNRKLILGGVEIPHTLGLLGHSDADVLTHAVMDALLGAAALGDIGKHFPDTDEAFKGANSIILLRAVMDKLKKLGYAIVNIDCTVIAQRPKLKDYIMQMRHNLSAACSIPLEDINIKATTEENLGFTGREEGISAHAVCLLERLS
- a CDS encoding aminotransferase class V-fold PLP-dependent enzyme; its protein translation is MIYFDNAATTYPKPPQLLRAFTEYLNFYGANPGRSGHTMSLETAKQVYKTREAVRELFGVKNTEDVIFTLNCTHSINLVLKGLLHWGDHVIISDLEHNSVLRPIHKLWMQHGIQYSVATVVEGDDNATVENFRKCILPNTKLIACTHGSNVFGIKLPIARLAKLAHQNGAFILADCAQTAGVEDIDMSSMEIDFIAAPGHKGLYGPTGTGILLIGNENITLDTLTEGGTGSNSLVYEQPDFLPDQLESGTVNTAGIIALEAGIADIKRKGIANIRSHELQLTQMLYDAMSAMPQIKLYTRRPTESYHLPVLSFTLGNEHSEETAKRLSEYGVATRGGFHCAPLAHQKMGTLQTGTVRISLGMYNGTEDVREFLTILKLLQNSND
- a CDS encoding CdaR family protein is translated as MKKIKGKVNDFFFNNGLLKLVSLFLAFIAYVVVGISINPVKRWTVSDIPINIDVKNASIEKQGLNLLSANIAVADVKVSGETYIVANLDERDIAVNASLSTVSGAGSYDLKLEAVNKSGKNFQIDEVSPGVVKAKFDKLLNRKFPVTAQIENFTMPEGYMSPDEKPLVTPGEITITGPEVELDKIAKCVVKKDLENNPLNKTTVLKLPIELQDKDGKPIESDELKLEYDSADVKITIFKNKQIPLSIGFTNVPPNFPIEDLKYTISNEKIWVAGPTDQVDNLTGVNVGYVDLKTLTPENNTYNFDVVIPSDFTNVQHIESVAVEFNTAGMAEKNFYVNNLKVINAPAGYNVTLLTKQLNNVKIVGSKKIVDKLTAKDIVVEIDLSDRKITSGQIEMPVSVIVPGKGLAWSTGSYTVVVNIKEK
- a CDS encoding MFS transporter; amino-acid sequence: MKFHLIKSTNWKIPFFLIWSGQAISLLTSAIIQYAIIWYLTDVTKSAMVLSVATLLGFLPQGLLGPFIGAFIDRHNRKHIMIVSDSCIAIASLIIVIVGWFGEIPLWLVMGVLFIRSVGSAFHSPSLSAVTPLIVPTDELTRCAGYSQTLQSVSLLLSPPIAAVLYAAWNISDIIILDVLGAAVGVITLAVVYIPILATAQDSAKSTNIWHDTKEGLAVLRSHKGLMPLTLVTGLYFLGFMPINALFPLVSMDYFRGTPVSASIVEVAFSAGMLIGSIILGFWGGFKNKIHTIILSIIMMGASLVLSGFLPASGFILFVLLSGVMGLAAPFYSGIAIALFQQRVEPEYLGRVMSISTSIMVLATPIGLAFAGLFSETLGVMKCFLICGIIILISGALCWLLPSIRDCDK